The Opisthocomus hoazin isolate bOpiHoa1 chromosome 30, bOpiHoa1.hap1, whole genome shotgun sequence genome has a window encoding:
- the LMNA gene encoding lamin: MATPSQKRGTRSGASGTPLSPTRITRLQEKEDLQELNDRLAVYIDKVRSLELENAGLRLRITESEEVVSREVSGIKAAYESELADARKTLDSVAKERARLQLELSKVQEEHKELKARNAKKEGDLLTAQARLKDVEALLNSKEAALSTALGEKRSLESEVRDLRAQVAKLESALGEAKKQLQDEMLRRVDAENRLQTLKEELEFQKNIYSEELRETKRRHETRLVEIDNGRQREFESKLAEALQELRCQHEAQIRLYKDELEKTYGAKLENAKQSAERNSNMVGAAHEELQQARIRIDTLSSEVSQLQKQLAAKEAKLHDLEDMLARERETNRRLLSDKDREMAEMRARMQQQLDEYQELLDIKLALDMEINAYRKLLEGEEERLRLSPSPSSHKGPSRSHLSTPGSSKKRKLEDGESRTSFSHHARTSGRVGVEEVDLEGKFVRLRNKSNEDQAMGNWQIKRQNGDDPPITYRFPPKFTLKAGQVVTIWASGAGATHAPPSNMVWRAQSSWGSGDSLRTALINSSGEEVAMRKLVRTVIINDEDEDEDDDEVNIHHRHHHGSCAASGDPGEYNLRSRTVVCGTCGQPAEKPGNPNSGINTVSSGSSTSSVTVTRTYRSVGDSGAIGHLGDTLVGSRTYLLGNSNPRKQAQAVQNCSIM; this comes from the exons ATGGCGACGCCTTCGCAGAAGAGAGGCACCCGTAGCGGGGCTTCGGGGACCCCCTTGTCCCCGACCCGCATCACCCGCTTGCAGGAGAAGGAGGACCTGCAGGAGCTCAATGACCGCTTGGCCGTCTACATCGACAAGGTGCGCTCGCTGGAGCTGGAGAACGCCGGCTTGCGGCTCCGCATCACCGAGTCGGAGGAGGTGGTGAGCCGCGAGGTCTCGGGCATCAAGGCCGCCTACGAGTCGGAGCTGGCAGATGCCCGCAAGACCTTGGATTCGGTGGCCAAGGAGAGAGCTCGGCTGCAGCTGGAGCTCAGCAAAGTCCAGGAGGAGCACAAGGAGCTGAAAGCCCG GAACGCCAAGAAGGAAGGGGACCTGCTGACCGCCCAGGCGCGCCTCAAGGACGTGGAGGCTTTGCTGAACTCCAAGGAGGCTGCGCTCTCCACAGCCCTGGGCGAGAAGAGGAGTCTGGAGTCGGAAGTGCGGGACCTGAGAGCACAGGTGGCCAAG CTGGAGAGCGCCTTGGGCGAAGccaagaagcagctgcaggacGAGATGCTGCGCCGCGTGGACGCCGAGAACCGGCTGCAGACGCTGAAGGAAGAGCTCGAATTCCAGAAGAACATTTACAGCGAG GAGCTGCGGGAGACCAAGCGCCGCCACGAGACCCGGCTGGTGGAGATCGACAACGGGCGGCAGCGGGAGTTCGAGAGCAAGCTCGCCGAAGCCTTGCAGGAGCTGCGGTGCCAGCACGAAGCCCAGATCAGGCTTTACAAGGACGAACTGGAGAAGACCTACGGGGCGAAG CTGGAGAACGCCAAGCAGTCGGCCGAGAGGAACAGCAACATGGTGGGCGCTGCCCACGAGGAGCTGCAGCAGGCCCGCATCCGCATCGACAcactctcctccgaagtcagccAGCTGCAGAAGCAG TTGGCGGCCAAGGAGGCGAAGCTGCACGATTTGGAGGACATGCTGGCCAGGGAACGCGAGACCAACCGGCGCCTGCTCTCCGACAAGGACCGGGAGATGGCCGAGATGCGGGCGCgcatgcagcagcagctggatgagTACCAGGAGCTGCTGGACATCAAGCTGGCTCTGGACATGGAGATCAACGCCTACCGCAAGCTGCTGGAGGGCGAGGAGGAGCG ACTGAGGTTGtcccccagcccttcctcccacAAAGGCCCATCCCGGAGCCACTTGTCCACCCCGGGCTCCTCCAAGAAGAGGAAGCTGGAGGATGGCGAGAGCCGGACCAGCTTCTCCCACCACGCCCGGACAAGCGGCCGCGTCGGCGTGGAGGAGGTGGATCTGGAGGGCAAATTCGTCCGTCTCAGGAACAAGTCCAACGAG GACCAGGCGATGGGGAACTGGCAGATCAAGCGGCAGAACGGAGACGATCCCCCCATCACCTACCGCTTCCCCCCGAAGTTCACCCTGAAGGCTGGCCAGGTGGTCACG ATCTGGGCCTCGGGGGCTGGGGCGACCCACGCCCCCCCCAGCAACATGGTGTGgagagcccagagcagctggggctctggAGACAGCCTGCGCACCGCCCTGATCAACTCCAGCGGGGAG GAGGTGGCCATGCGGAAACTGGTCCGCACCGTGATCATCAACgatgaagatgaggatgaggacGATGATGAGGTGAACATCCACCACCGCCATCACCAC GGTAGCTGCGCTGCCTCTGGGGACCCCGGCGAATACAACCTCCGCTCGCGCACGGTGGTCTGCGGCACGTGCGGTCAGCCGGCCGAGAAGCCGGGCAACCCGAACTCCGGTATCAACACCGTCTCCTCGGGCTCGTCCACTTCCAGCGTGACCGTCACCCGCACCTACCGCAGCGTCGGCGACTCCGGCGCCATcggacaccttggggacacctTGGTGGGCAGCAGGACCTACCTCCTGGGGAACTCCAACCCCCGTAAGCAG gCTCAGGCTGTGCAAAACTGCAGCATCATGTAA